The Theobroma cacao cultivar B97-61/B2 chromosome 2, Criollo_cocoa_genome_V2, whole genome shotgun sequence genome includes the window aaatggatttcCACTACAAAAGGGAATATATTTCTCTAGAGAAATCTTCATGTTTTCtttgcatatatatatgtgtctGTGAAGCATATGTACTTGTACTTGTTAAAGCTTCTCTCCACTATAGTCGCTTAAAAGAATGTTTGGTTTAATTTAGCTGCAAAAACTCGTCAAACGTCTAGAAAAGCAAAAGTAAACAAAAAGAGTTCAGTTTAGTTGATATTTTgctgttttattttttcttaaatttctaAACAAAAAGTAAATGTTATGTTTGATTGCACATaagtcaaaattattttttaaaaaatacaaattaagATTTTCATCTTActtttacatataaaaaaataaaatttatttatttttaataaatgattataattttttgaagaAGCAATTAATGATTAtagttgattatttttatttcttttttaaatacatgtgatatttttattattatttttatataaaaaaagagtaTCACAGCTTGAACTTAGTTATTCTTACCCGTCTATCTTTTATCACTTGAGTTAAATCCTCAACCCAGTGCCAAAAGGCTAAATTCACTGTATAGTTTTTCTGTGattaatacaaatattttgttggttgagaaaaaaaatttactagaACTGTTGTTGTGGGATTGGGacagatttaaataaaaataaaataaaatacttaaaagaaatttaaaaccataacatattatatataaaagcgAGCTAGATTCCAATAGCATGTTGCATATAGGATAGCATAAATCTTAGAACACTTTTTGATGAGCACATCATGACACTTTCAATAATCAACTCTTTGTATTTTcagatcatttttttttaaaggagaAACACTTTGCACTTTACAGATTGTGCTCTTCAATTActtgatttatatatttattaattaatctcaTTGTTAATTTGATGCTTATAAAAGCCAAAGAACAGTCACCCACATCTATGAATAATCCTAGGGCTAACCGTGTAGAAATATATTGGTTACCTTTGGTTCTTAACCGTAATCAAGATATTCAAACTAACCCTCTCTTTTTCGGTGCCAAAACCTTACAGGGCATCGGCAACAATGGAAGCTGGACGAAATACAACGTGCCATCGGTGCAACAAAAGATCATTAGTGAAGGGAAGAAACAAAAGTCTAGGAATTGATTGTCCGTCGTGCAGCAACTTTTTTCCAATTCCGAACGAGGAGCTGCAGACAAGCCAGCTCCAAGGATTTCGCAGCCGAATGAGACGTCTTGCCAGTCATTTGAAAAGTAAGATTCATCAAGGAGCCGTAGCTGCTTCCTTAAATCATGAGCCCTCTGGTCCTAACCCGACAAGATCCAGCAAGCGTGCAGTGCTTTGTGGAATCACTTACAATAAATTGAAGTACAAGCTTAAAGGAACTATTAACGACGTGAAAAACATGAGAGAATTGTTGATTACTAGATTTGGTTACCGCAGAGAGTGCATTCGTGTTCTTACCGGTATGCTATTATTGCTAGCTACTTATTTAATTACTAGTGTAAGTCTTCATATATGAATTAATATTGGCATTAATATTAACTTTTCCCATTTCGTTGCCATGATTCTAACTGCAGAAGAGGAGACAGACCAACGCTACATCCCAACAAGGCAAAACATCGAGGATTCCTTGAGATGGCTGGTGACTGACTGCCGGTCAGGAGATTCACTGGTGTTCTTCTACTCTGGACATGGCTTACGACAACCTGATTTCAACAACGATGAGGAAGATGGGTTCGACGAAACCATCTGTCCAGTTGATTTTCCGAAAGCGGGCATGATCCTCGATAGTGATCTCAATTCCCTCATCGTTCGGCCGCTCAAGCCTGGTGTCACGCTTCACGCCATTGTTGATGCTTGTCATAGTGGAACGATTTTAGATCTTCCAAATGTTTACTTCAGTCTAGAGTAAGcttctctatttttttctgCTACAATTTTCAATTAGAAACGTAATCAGCGTCCAAATCAATGCACAGATAAatcatataataaaaatatttaacatgGTTAGACATCCATTGTTTACGTTCACGAATGAGAGATAAAAAATTCACTATGAATGTAAAGATTACAAAAAGATacataatattaaaagattacaaaaaatacaaaatactAAAAAACAACTGGTAAATCTGAATCTCGAaacaaatttaagttttatactcactaGTGTTTAACCCCATGAAATATTCTCTATCCTATGTAATCTTATGTTTTCCCacactacaaaaaaattaagttttaatcatACTTGTTTAgatgatatatttttttgtatattaaaattttcaaaagtgcaactatttaaaattttaacttcacttttttcacatttagtaacaatataaaaaagtgTAACCTTTATTATTGTATGTAATTCTTATcattacattttattcataatgcatttaaaattttatatagtgaagttaaatttataaaaatattctaaaaaacataaaaaaaagtgttattaaaaatatttttagtagcACATTTTAAAAGTGTGCtgttttaagttaaatttgtTGTAATGTTACATTTTTTCATACATCTTTATAACTCTATGAAATTCACACAAAAAAACTAATCTCTTACATAGAGAttacatctttctctctcataaGTTCAAAAAGCTAGGACTTAGAACATATTTATAGAGCAATACTGCTTTGACACTAAGAATTTCTAtccattaaatatattaatcctttaaataaattcaattaccAAGTAATTCTCAATTAATAGAATTCCACGTAaatccaaattgattttcaattaaaatttgagtCAAATATCTAATAAATCTCAACCTTGACACAAATTGTATCATTTGACGAAATCTGGACTACACATAAAGGAATCAATCCTGACTTCACCTAATTCACACGACAAGATCAATACCCATTTGT containing:
- the LOC18608281 gene encoding metacaspase-1 → MEAGRNTTCHRCNKRSLVKGRNKSLGIDCPSCSNFFPIPNEELQTSQLQGFRSRMRRLASHLKSKIHQGAVAASLNHEPSGPNPTRSSKRAVLCGITYNKLKYKLKGTINDVKNMRELLITRFGYRRECIRVLTEEETDQRYIPTRQNIEDSLRWLVTDCRSGDSLVFFYSGHGLRQPDFNNDEEDGFDETICPVDFPKAGMILDSDLNSLIVRPLKPGVTLHAIVDACHSGTILDLPNVYFSLENKWKNNGPPSGANKRTDGGLAISISACLDNEAAVDTSAFNGKMNGALTYLLAEVLKKLPGPTYGDLFDLIHETFDNVNQGCLVNTRILRRLFDYRLSQTPLLSSSHEFDVYKKHLFL